One genomic region from Nymphaea colorata isolate Beijing-Zhang1983 chromosome 10, ASM883128v2, whole genome shotgun sequence encodes:
- the LOC116263260 gene encoding transcription factor MYB23-like, which yields MVAENQPGDLKNVNKGAWTAEEDEKLSLYIKTHGQTRWRLVPSKAGLNRCGRSCRLRWLNYLRPNIKRGNISAQEEDLIVRLHKLLGNRWSLIAGRLPGRTDNEIKNYWNTHLCKKLKLQQHRPAGTLITTRDSSAEPEKATASGKKHTTTAATETPYVPSDNMTAAGDQEFNVDQPFNCSCVLSTGIGKPVEDVKKEREKDCDGGSDKITELQAYDEFGFCLFQGADQNPFGFQWLTEDLDYNKYWEIPMGTNSSIWRDGQVNHELNTNHLEK from the exons atGGTGGCAGAAAATCAGCCTGGTGATCTAAAGAACGTAAACAAAGGAGCTTGGACTGCTGAAGAAGATGAGAAGTTGTCTCTGTATATTAAAACTCATGGACAGACGAGATGGAGATTGGTCCCTTCCAAAGCAG GGCTTAACCGATGCGGGAGGAGCTGTAGACTGAGATGGCTGAATTATTTGAGACCCAACATCAAAAGAGGGAACATCTCGGCTCAAGAAGAGGATCTTATAGTCAGACTTCATAAACTTCTGGGTAACAG GTGGTCTCTAATTGCAGGAAGGCTCCCCGGCCGCACCGACAACGAAATAAAGAACTACTGGAATACTCATTTGTGCAAGAAACTAAAATTACAGCAACATCGACCGGCGGGAACGCTCATTACTACCAGGGATTCAAGTGCCGAGCCTGAAAAGGCGACTGCCTCGGGAAAGAAGCACACCACTACTGCCGCAACTGAAACGCCTTACGTACCATCTGACAATATGACTGCTGCCGGTGATCAGGAGTTCAACGTGGACCAGCCTTTCAATTGCTCTTGTGTTTTAAGCACTGGCATAGGTAAGCCAGTGGAAGAcgtgaagaaagagagggaaaaagattGTGATGGTGGCAGCGACAAGATCACAGAACTACAAGCGTATGACGAGTTCGGGTTTTGCCTATTTCAGGGTGCTGATCAGAATCCCTTCGGCTTCCAGTGGTTGACAGAGGACTTAGACTATAACAAGTATTGGGAGATTCCGATGGGTACTAATTCCAGTATTTGGCGAGATGGCCAGGTGAATCATGAGCTCAACACCAATCACCTTGAAAAATAA